A segment of the Salinimonas iocasae genome:
CGGCACTGGGGTTATGCAGTGGCTGAAGCGCTGGTGGGGGTGCGTTGATCGCGTCTTCGACCAGTTCAATAAGATGTTTACTGTTGTTACCGGCCTGTTCGGGCAGGCAGTAGCGCCCTGCTCCTGCCTGCTGAATCATGATCGCTTTCGCCTCCTGTTCGCTATATGGACGCGGCTCGGGGATCAGAATGAGCTTTTTATTCAAATAAACCAGCTCAGAAATCAGATTGTTACCGGCGCTGCAGATAACAATATTGCCGACAATTGCACTTCCTACATTATCGGTGGAACCGAGTATGTGTATATTGTCGGAAAAGGGTACATCTTCAGGCCACTCCCCCACTACATTAACTGTAAATCCGTTTTGAGCAAGATGTTCGGATATAGCGCATCGAAGTTTAGTATCGCCAACCAGTACAGTAATAACTCGTGGCTGTGTTACGTCAACACGTGCAGTCTGACCAAAAAAGCCGAGGTAGTGCGTTTTACTCAGATGGCCGTAATCCTTAAGCTCCAGAGACTGAGGGTATGGTGCATACAGCGATTCTGCGCACTCATAGGCAAAAACCTGTGTAGGATCCTGCCCGGTGTAACCGGAATGTCGCTGCATGACTACTTTTACCCCGCATTGTCTGGCGAGTATAGTAAGCTCGGCGGATACATCGCTGATAAATAAATCGATATTCTGATTTACCAGCAATGTACAAAAGTACTGACTACGCGCTGCAGCTTCTTTATAAAAGCCTATACCTTCAAAGGCGCGGTCAAAAGTACGCTTTACAGAGGGAGAATTTGACGGCCATTTGGATGGTAAGATGAAAACACGGCTATTGGGGAAGTGGGTATTCAGCGCTGATGCCATCGCGTCAGTACCCGCTAAAAAGCTTACCTTTGCGATTCGCTCTATTGCGGGTATTAAC
Coding sequences within it:
- a CDS encoding glycosyltransferase, coding for MHACPNKHILVYVHHHGTGHLKRMCTLIPAIERIAKVSFLAGTDAMASALNTHFPNSRVFILPSKWPSNSPSVKRTFDRAFEGIGFYKEAAARSQYFCTLLVNQNIDLFISDVSAELTILARQCGVKVVMQRHSGYTGQDPTQVFAYECAESLYAPYPQSLELKDYGHLSKTHYLGFFGQTARVDVTQPRVITVLVGDTKLRCAISEHLAQNGFTVNVVGEWPEDVPFSDNIHILGSTDNVGSAIVGNIVICSAGNNLISELVYLNKKLILIPEPRPYSEQEAKAIMIQQAGAGRYCLPEQAGNNSKHLIELVEDAINAPPPALQPLHNPSAAAEFKQLITETL